Proteins from a genomic interval of Brucella melitensis bv. 1 str. 16M:
- the cydD gene encoding thiol reductant ABC exporter subunit CydD: MTSVAPRTEDLKAEDGRTAGDGKRQRRAMPSLLKRGAMLQTLAAVLWLPQAALLAYAAGRLADTGFDSSIYYCAAALFVIGCLRSVLDARGGTQAFDAARLQLTSLREKAFAALARRSPLDVSRPSSGEAASILAEQAEMVVPYLSRFVPMRYRVMLVPLIILAAVLWFSWVAALILLVAAPLIPVFMALIGWRAKAASEKQLVALGGMNGFLLDRLRGLTTIRTFHAVDMTAKRLRENAETLRAKTMAVLRIAFLSSAVLELFAALGVAMVAIYIGFHLLGTLQFGAWGHKLTLGEGLFILLLAPAFFEPLRDLSAVWHDRAAGEAAIDALESLTHHTMPVVGEGGSAEVARCAPSVTLRDVGFRYSGGPVVLEGFSLDIAAGEHIALLAPSGYGKSTLLALIAGLAAPQAGEITIGDTLLEPRTAVALRKRMSWVGQKPHIFAGSARHNITLGRYADRAAIAGIIDDTALSHVAGVAGNRLIGENGAGMSGGEALRLALARIAVDPEADIILADEPTAHLDHETAEKIAENLVRLAQGKTLIVATHDETLARRMHRIVRLDHRGDDAAVIQRRAAE; this comes from the coding sequence GTGACATCCGTTGCCCCCCGAACGGAAGACCTGAAGGCAGAAGACGGCAGAACGGCAGGTGACGGAAAACGCCAGCGCCGCGCAATGCCGTCCCTGCTCAAACGGGGGGCAATGCTTCAAACGCTCGCGGCAGTGCTTTGGCTGCCGCAGGCGGCCCTTCTGGCTTATGCAGCGGGGCGGCTCGCCGATACCGGCTTTGACAGCTCCATTTATTACTGCGCCGCCGCTCTGTTTGTGATTGGCTGCCTTCGCAGCGTTCTGGATGCGCGCGGTGGCACGCAGGCTTTCGATGCCGCCCGCTTACAACTTACAAGCCTTCGTGAAAAGGCCTTTGCGGCACTTGCCCGGCGCTCCCCGCTTGATGTATCGCGCCCCTCTTCCGGTGAGGCCGCAAGCATCCTTGCCGAACAGGCTGAAATGGTGGTGCCTTATCTGTCGCGCTTCGTTCCCATGCGCTACCGCGTCATGCTGGTGCCGCTTATCATTCTGGCGGCTGTTCTCTGGTTTTCATGGGTGGCGGCGCTCATCCTGCTGGTCGCCGCGCCGCTGATCCCGGTTTTCATGGCGCTGATTGGCTGGCGCGCGAAGGCTGCAAGCGAAAAACAGCTTGTGGCGCTTGGCGGCATGAATGGCTTTCTGCTCGACCGGCTGCGCGGGCTCACCACGATCCGCACCTTCCACGCCGTTGACATGACGGCAAAACGCCTGCGCGAAAACGCTGAAACCCTGCGTGCAAAAACCATGGCGGTGCTGCGGATCGCCTTTCTTTCCTCGGCTGTGCTGGAGCTTTTTGCGGCGCTTGGCGTGGCAATGGTGGCGATCTATATCGGTTTCCATCTGCTCGGCACGCTGCAATTCGGCGCCTGGGGCCACAAGCTGACGCTTGGTGAGGGGCTGTTTATTCTTCTTCTTGCGCCTGCCTTTTTTGAGCCGCTGCGCGATCTTTCCGCAGTCTGGCATGACCGTGCCGCAGGCGAAGCGGCTATCGACGCGCTGGAAAGCCTGACGCATCACACCATGCCAGTGGTTGGCGAGGGAGGATCGGCGGAAGTGGCGCGATGCGCACCCTCCGTCACCTTACGCGATGTCGGTTTTCGCTATTCCGGCGGCCCCGTCGTGCTGGAGGGGTTCAGTCTCGATATTGCTGCTGGCGAGCATATCGCGCTGCTGGCGCCAAGCGGTTATGGCAAATCCACGTTGCTGGCGCTGATTGCGGGGCTTGCCGCGCCGCAGGCGGGCGAAATCACCATTGGCGACACGCTTCTGGAGCCGCGCACGGCTGTTGCTCTTCGCAAGAGAATGAGCTGGGTCGGCCAGAAGCCGCATATTTTTGCAGGCTCTGCCCGCCACAATATCACGCTCGGTCGATATGCGGACAGGGCAGCCATTGCCGGGATCATCGACGATACCGCCTTGAGCCATGTGGCAGGCGTAGCGGGCAATAGGTTGATTGGCGAAAATGGCGCAGGCATGTCTGGCGGCGAAGCCTTGCGGCTCGCACTGGCGCGGATCGCCGTCGATCCTGAGGCCGATATTATTCTTGCCGATGAACCAACCGCACATCTCGATCATGAAACGGCGGAAAAAATTGCGGAAAATCTGGTGCGGCTCGCTCAGGGCAAGACCCTGATCGTCGCGACGCATGATGAAACGCTGGCGCGCAGGATGCATCGCATCGTGCGGCTGGATCATCGCGGCGACGATGCGGCTGTCATCCAACGGAGGGCTGCGGAATGA
- a CDS encoding GbsR/MarR family transcriptional regulator, producing MELSPIVQSFVLHFGEMGSRWGINRTVGQIYALLYLSPEPLCADEIVEALGVSRSNVSMGIRELQGWNLVLLKHIPGDRRDFFTTPDDVWQILRTLAEERKKREIDPTLSVLREVLMEQPQDDSDRYAQDRMKDMYSLIERLTNWYDDVKKLDTDRLTSLLALGAKVTRFLETTDRIVALGRGRTSAKKEPKRE from the coding sequence TTGGAACTGTCGCCAATCGTTCAGTCGTTCGTTCTCCACTTCGGGGAGATGGGCAGCCGTTGGGGCATCAACCGTACGGTGGGGCAGATTTATGCGCTGCTCTATCTGTCGCCAGAGCCGCTTTGCGCGGATGAGATCGTCGAGGCGCTCGGCGTTTCACGATCCAACGTTTCCATGGGTATCCGCGAGTTGCAGGGCTGGAACCTCGTGCTTCTGAAGCACATTCCAGGTGACCGCCGCGATTTCTTCACAACGCCGGACGACGTGTGGCAGATTTTGCGCACGCTTGCCGAAGAGCGCAAGAAGCGCGAGATCGACCCGACCCTGAGTGTGCTGCGGGAAGTGCTGATGGAGCAGCCGCAGGATGACAGTGATCGTTATGCCCAGGACCGCATGAAAGACATGTACAGCCTGATCGAACGGCTGACCAACTGGTATGACGACGTCAAGAAACTCGACACCGACCGGCTCACCAGCCTTCTGGCGCTCGGCGCCAAAGTTACCCGCTTTCTTGAGACCACAGACAGGATCGTGGCGCTCGGACGCGGAAGAACATCGGCCAAGAAGGAGCCTAAGCGAGAGTGA
- the mnhG gene encoding monovalent cation/H(+) antiporter subunit G: protein MIEAADFPLWAAILVSFLLVAGAFLTLVGCIGLVRFKTFYERVHAPTIGSSFGAGGILLASIIFFSILQSKPILHEVLITVFVVVTTPVTLMLLSRAVLHRDRTRDSKELPSSSESFQGR from the coding sequence ATGATAGAGGCTGCCGATTTTCCGCTCTGGGCCGCGATCCTTGTTTCGTTTCTTCTGGTGGCGGGAGCCTTTCTCACGCTCGTCGGCTGCATCGGGCTCGTGCGTTTCAAGACGTTCTATGAACGTGTCCATGCGCCCACGATCGGCTCTTCGTTTGGGGCAGGGGGCATCCTGCTCGCGTCGATAATATTTTTCTCCATCTTGCAATCGAAGCCGATTCTGCATGAAGTGTTGATTACCGTCTTTGTGGTTGTCACAACGCCGGTAACGCTCATGCTGCTCAGCCGCGCCGTGCTTCATCGCGACCGGACCCGGGACAGCAAGGAGTTGCCTTCATCTTCCGAGTCGTTTCAGGGTCGGTGA
- a CDS encoding K+/H+ antiporter subunit F gives MSAVLIFWALLAAQVMLVAAMGCAVYRLLVGPRAQDRILATDALYLDALLLLLTFGIRTGSIIYFEAALIIALLGFVATVALSKFLMRGEVIE, from the coding sequence ATGAGCGCAGTTCTCATCTTCTGGGCGCTGCTTGCCGCTCAGGTCATGCTCGTTGCAGCCATGGGCTGCGCGGTCTATCGCCTGCTGGTTGGTCCGCGCGCGCAGGATCGTATTCTGGCGACCGATGCGCTTTATCTCGACGCGCTCCTGCTTCTGCTCACTTTCGGCATCCGCACGGGCAGCATCATCTATTTCGAGGCCGCGCTCATCATCGCCCTTCTGGGTTTCGTTGCCACGGTGGCGCTGTCCAAATTCCTGATGCGCGGCGAGGTGATCGAATGA
- a CDS encoding Na+/H+ antiporter subunit E: MKKILPYPLLFVSLVLFWLLLNSFTRAQFILGLVIAFGACRVMMALEPQKNHIRSPRMMIWLLYAASIDVLRSNIAVVRLILSPGRQRHPGFVVIPLELQNRTALAVLACMITASPGTAWVDYNAARGILTIHVLDLEDAETWRHLIKERYERPLIEIFGVVDIVEGEKSA; encoded by the coding sequence ATGAAGAAAATCCTTCCCTATCCGCTGCTCTTCGTTTCGCTCGTCCTGTTCTGGCTGCTGCTCAATAGTTTTACCCGCGCGCAGTTCATCCTTGGTCTGGTGATCGCGTTTGGTGCCTGCCGGGTCATGATGGCGCTGGAGCCGCAGAAAAACCATATACGTTCGCCGCGCATGATGATCTGGCTGTTATATGCCGCCAGCATTGATGTCCTGCGCTCGAATATCGCGGTCGTACGGCTCATCCTGTCGCCGGGGCGCCAGCGCCATCCGGGTTTTGTGGTGATACCGCTTGAGCTGCAAAATCGCACAGCGCTTGCCGTTCTTGCTTGCATGATTACAGCCAGCCCCGGCACGGCATGGGTGGACTATAATGCCGCGCGCGGGATACTTACCATCCACGTTCTCGACCTTGAAGATGCCGAAACCTGGCGACATCTTATCAAGGAGCGCTACGAACGGCCGCTGATCGAGATTTTCGGTGTGGTGGATATCGTTGAAGGGGAGAAATCGGCATGA
- a CDS encoding monovalent cation/H+ antiporter subunit D, which produces MDWKTHLVVAPIVLPLVTAAVLLLFDERRRRLKMAISFVSMVCLIALAITLVGMASEKAPEAIVYLIGNWPAPFGIVLVLDRLAALMLVLASLLGLAALSFSFASWHKASPHFHTIFQLLLMGLNGAFLTGDLFNLFVFFEVMLAASYGLALHGSGPARVKAGMHYIAVNLVASSLFLIGVSLIYGVTGTLNMADLAQRISHVAAQDRMLLEAGAAVLGVAFLIKAGMWPLNFWLAPAYTAAAAPVAAVFAIMSKVGIYVLLRLSPLMFGISAGSSYGFGNDWLYFGGMITLAFGLIGVVASQAMGRLASYSILVSTGTLLAAIGSGNTAMPGAALFYMVSSTLAIAAFFLLIELVERGQDAAANVLAVTMEAYGDDEEEEDEEEVGTVLPATLAILGTCFCICAILLIGLPPFSGFLAKFLILTAVFNGDGSAPQLTAPVSATSWVLVSLILLSGLSALIAMTRTGIRTFWASLEGNVPRVLVREVVPIAGLLGVCLALTIAAGPTMRYMDETARSLHNPDDYINSVLRAPRTGAETAGAQ; this is translated from the coding sequence ATGGACTGGAAAACACACCTCGTCGTTGCTCCCATCGTTTTGCCGCTCGTCACGGCGGCGGTGCTGCTGTTGTTCGATGAGCGCCGGCGCAGGCTGAAAATGGCAATCAGCTTCGTATCCATGGTCTGCCTGATTGCGCTTGCCATCACACTTGTCGGCATGGCAAGCGAAAAGGCTCCCGAAGCCATTGTCTATCTGATCGGCAACTGGCCGGCACCGTTCGGCATCGTGCTGGTGCTGGATCGGCTGGCGGCACTCATGCTCGTGCTGGCCAGCCTGCTCGGTCTGGCCGCACTCAGCTTTTCCTTTGCTTCTTGGCACAAGGCGAGCCCGCATTTCCATACGATTTTCCAGCTTCTCCTGATGGGGCTCAACGGGGCTTTTCTCACCGGCGATCTGTTCAATCTGTTCGTTTTCTTCGAGGTGATGCTGGCAGCATCCTACGGTCTTGCGCTGCATGGTTCGGGCCCGGCGCGCGTCAAGGCCGGGATGCATTATATCGCGGTCAATCTCGTTGCTTCATCGCTGTTTCTGATCGGTGTCAGCCTGATCTATGGCGTCACCGGCACACTCAATATGGCAGATCTGGCACAGCGCATTTCGCATGTGGCGGCGCAAGACCGCATGTTGCTGGAAGCTGGCGCCGCAGTGCTGGGTGTCGCATTTCTCATCAAGGCGGGCATGTGGCCGCTCAATTTCTGGCTTGCACCGGCCTATACCGCTGCCGCCGCACCTGTTGCAGCGGTGTTTGCGATCATGAGCAAGGTCGGCATCTATGTGCTTTTGCGCCTGTCGCCATTGATGTTCGGCATCAGCGCCGGTTCATCCTACGGGTTCGGCAATGACTGGCTTTATTTCGGCGGCATGATCACGCTGGCCTTCGGCCTTATCGGTGTCGTCGCCTCGCAGGCAATGGGCAGGCTTGCCAGCTACAGCATTCTGGTGTCGACCGGCACACTGCTTGCCGCCATCGGCAGCGGCAATACGGCAATGCCGGGTGCCGCACTTTTCTATATGGTCAGTTCTACGCTCGCCATTGCTGCCTTTTTCCTGCTGATCGAGCTGGTCGAGCGCGGGCAGGATGCAGCCGCAAACGTTCTTGCCGTTACCATGGAGGCCTATGGCGATGACGAGGAGGAAGAAGACGAGGAGGAAGTCGGCACGGTTCTGCCTGCCACGCTCGCCATTCTCGGCACATGTTTCTGCATTTGCGCTATCCTGCTGATCGGCCTGCCGCCATTCTCCGGCTTCCTCGCCAAGTTCCTCATTCTGACGGCGGTGTTCAATGGAGATGGCTCTGCCCCCCAGCTCACCGCGCCGGTCAGCGCGACAAGCTGGGTGCTGGTTTCACTTATCCTGCTTTCCGGCCTTTCGGCGCTGATAGCCATGACGCGAACCGGCATCCGCACTTTCTGGGCTTCGCTGGAGGGCAATGTGCCGCGTGTGCTGGTGCGTGAAGTGGTGCCGATTGCCGGTCTGTTGGGTGTGTGCCTCGCCCTCACTATCGCGGCCGGTCCCACTATGCGCTATATGGATGAAACAGCCCGCTCGCTGCATAATCCGGATGATTATATCAACAGTGTCCTCAGGGCGCCGCGCACTGGCGCAGAAACGGCGGGCGCGCAATGA
- a CDS encoding Na+/H+ antiporter subunit C, with product MELVLALAIGVLMASGVWLILRPRTFQVAIGLSLVSYAVNLFIFSMGRLRTDAPPVLESGLDVQAAQYTDPVPQALVLTAIVIGFAMTALFLVVLLASRGLTRTDHVDGKEN from the coding sequence ATGGAACTTGTTCTCGCTCTTGCAATCGGCGTGCTGATGGCTTCCGGCGTTTGGCTCATCCTGCGTCCCCGCACCTTTCAGGTTGCCATTGGCCTGTCGCTCGTTTCCTATGCGGTCAATCTTTTCATCTTTTCGATGGGGCGGCTGCGCACCGATGCACCGCCGGTTCTGGAATCCGGGCTGGATGTGCAGGCCGCGCAATACACCGATCCCGTGCCGCAGGCACTGGTGCTGACCGCCATCGTCATCGGTTTCGCCATGACGGCGCTTTTCCTTGTCGTGCTGCTTGCCTCGCGCGGGTTGACCCGAACCGACCATGTTGACGGCAAGGAGAATTGA
- a CDS encoding monovalent cation/H+ antiporter subunit A encodes MTMDGRILFLLVLLPFLGSAITGLFRRADRSGSAWFTAAIALVAFVATASIYPIVSGGKVLHGTLEWLPAYGLNVTLRMDGFAWLFAMLITGIGLLVVIYARYYMSPEDPVPRFFSFLLGFMGSMLGIVLSGNIVLLAVFWELTSVFSFLLIGYWYHNASARDGARMVLTVTGIGGFCLLAGVLLLGHVVGSYDLDRVLAAGDLVRAHPLYTVILVLIALAAFTKSAQFPFHFWLPNAMAAPTPVSAYLHSATMVKAGVFLLARLWPVLAGTEEWFWILGGAGLISLLIASFFAVFQQDLKGLLAYSTISNLGLITVLLSLGSPLAAVAAIFHMVNHAIFKASLFMAAGIIDHETGTRDMRRLSGLLKPMPYTATLAMVASAAMAGVPLLNGFLSKEMFFAESVETHLVSWLDTITPYVATIAGIFTVAYSVRFIYSTFFGPPPHDLPKEPHEPPHWMRRPIELLVLLCLLIGIVPGLSIGPFLHSAVISVLGQATPVYSLAVWHGFNLPLMMSIVAMVGGILLHWLLKNYLATSEDGPPFFRHLQGQRIFERVLVTLSWNWARKAETFLSTRRLRPQLRIVVAFAVVAAAWPILEAGIPTGMLGVQPVDPIFAGLWILGGACAVGAAYQAKFHRLVALILLGGAGLITCITFVWLSAPDLAVTQLLVEIVTTVLLLLGLRWLPKRWEDPDAAASVNFGSRLRRYRDLALAVVSGAGVAVIAYAMMTRPSPSSIGDYFLENAYSGGGGMNVVNVILVDFRAFDTFGEIAVLGIVSLTVFALLRRFRPAPESTGSTDQQKIQDAYDEAMPGRKAGETLADYLAVPSVIMHWLFPVIIVLAVHLFLRGHDFPGGGFAAGITLAIAFLLQYLASGTRWVEDRLRILPLRWIGLGLLFAAATGMGAWFFGYPFLTSFFRYAEIPHIGKMPIASALLFDFGVFLLVVGATVLVLIALAHQSIRKHRVEKLAAAKEEN; translated from the coding sequence ATGACGATGGACGGCAGAATACTTTTCCTGCTTGTCCTTCTTCCATTTCTTGGCAGCGCGATCACGGGTCTTTTCAGGCGGGCTGACAGAAGTGGCTCGGCATGGTTCACAGCAGCAATCGCGCTTGTGGCTTTCGTGGCCACTGCCAGTATTTATCCCATCGTTTCGGGCGGCAAGGTTCTGCATGGTACGTTGGAATGGCTCCCCGCCTATGGCCTCAACGTCACCTTGCGCATGGATGGTTTTGCATGGCTTTTTGCCATGCTTATTACCGGCATCGGCCTGCTGGTGGTTATTTATGCGCGTTACTATATGTCGCCGGAAGATCCGGTCCCGCGCTTCTTCTCTTTCCTTCTGGGTTTTATGGGGTCGATGCTCGGCATTGTACTGTCGGGCAATATCGTCTTGCTTGCCGTCTTTTGGGAATTGACGAGCGTTTTCTCTTTCCTCCTGATTGGCTATTGGTACCATAATGCCAGCGCCCGCGATGGTGCGCGCATGGTGCTTACCGTCACCGGCATTGGCGGCTTTTGCCTGCTGGCAGGTGTTCTGCTGCTTGGTCATGTGGTTGGAAGCTATGATCTGGACAGGGTGCTTGCCGCGGGCGATCTCGTCCGCGCCCATCCGCTCTACACGGTTATTCTGGTCCTGATTGCGCTCGCCGCCTTCACGAAAAGCGCACAGTTTCCGTTCCATTTCTGGCTTCCAAACGCCATGGCGGCGCCAACGCCGGTATCGGCCTATCTGCATTCGGCAACAATGGTGAAAGCGGGTGTTTTCCTGCTGGCGCGCTTGTGGCCGGTGCTGGCCGGTACGGAAGAATGGTTCTGGATTTTAGGGGGGGCCGGGCTTATCAGCCTGCTGATCGCCAGTTTTTTTGCGGTGTTCCAGCAGGATTTGAAAGGGCTACTTGCCTATTCGACCATCAGCAATCTTGGCCTCATCACAGTTCTTTTGAGCCTTGGAAGCCCGCTTGCGGCGGTGGCTGCAATCTTCCACATGGTCAATCATGCAATCTTCAAGGCGTCGCTTTTCATGGCGGCCGGCATTATCGACCATGAAACCGGCACGCGCGATATGCGCAGGCTGAGCGGCTTGCTGAAGCCTATGCCCTATACAGCCACGCTCGCCATGGTGGCGAGTGCCGCCATGGCAGGTGTGCCGCTGCTCAACGGGTTCCTTTCCAAGGAAATGTTCTTTGCCGAATCCGTCGAAACCCACTTGGTTTCGTGGCTGGATACGATTACGCCTTATGTGGCGACAATCGCCGGTATTTTCACGGTCGCCTATTCGGTACGCTTTATCTATTCAACCTTCTTCGGCCCCCCGCCGCACGATCTGCCAAAGGAGCCGCATGAGCCGCCGCACTGGATGCGGCGTCCGATCGAGCTTCTGGTGCTGCTCTGCCTTCTGATCGGCATTGTGCCGGGGCTTTCCATCGGCCCGTTCCTGCATTCAGCGGTCATATCCGTTCTGGGGCAGGCAACACCGGTGTACAGCCTTGCCGTCTGGCATGGTTTCAACCTGCCCTTGATGATGAGTATCGTCGCGATGGTCGGTGGCATATTGCTGCACTGGCTGTTGAAAAACTATCTGGCGACGAGCGAGGACGGCCCGCCCTTCTTCCGGCATTTGCAAGGGCAGCGTATTTTCGAGCGTGTGCTGGTCACGCTGTCATGGAACTGGGCGCGCAAGGCCGAAACCTTTCTCTCCACACGCCGTTTGCGGCCGCAACTTCGCATTGTCGTGGCCTTTGCCGTGGTGGCAGCCGCATGGCCCATTCTCGAAGCGGGCATCCCCACGGGCATGCTTGGCGTGCAACCCGTTGATCCCATTTTCGCGGGCTTGTGGATTTTGGGCGGCGCATGTGCCGTCGGGGCTGCCTATCAGGCAAAGTTCCACCGGCTTGTAGCGCTCATCCTGCTCGGCGGGGCGGGGCTCATCACCTGCATCACCTTCGTCTGGCTTTCCGCGCCGGATCTTGCGGTAACGCAATTGCTGGTCGAGATCGTCACCACGGTTCTGTTGCTGCTTGGCCTGCGCTGGCTGCCAAAACGTTGGGAAGACCCAGACGCCGCAGCTTCTGTCAATTTCGGTTCGCGTCTGCGCCGCTACCGCGACCTTGCCCTGGCCGTTGTCAGCGGGGCGGGTGTAGCCGTCATCGCTTATGCGATGATGACGCGCCCGTCGCCCAGCAGTATTGGCGATTATTTCCTCGAAAACGCCTATTCGGGTGGCGGTGGCATGAATGTCGTCAATGTTATTCTGGTTGACTTTCGCGCTTTCGATACGTTCGGGGAAATTGCTGTGCTTGGCATTGTCAGCCTCACGGTCTTTGCGCTCCTGCGCCGTTTCCGCCCTGCGCCTGAGAGTACCGGTTCGACCGACCAGCAGAAAATCCAGGACGCCTATGACGAGGCAATGCCGGGCCGCAAGGCGGGCGAGACGCTTGCAGATTATCTGGCGGTGCCATCTGTCATCATGCACTGGCTCTTCCCCGTCATTATCGTTCTTGCCGTGCATCTTTTCCTGCGCGGGCATGATTTTCCAGGCGGCGGTTTTGCTGCCGGCATCACGCTTGCCATTGCATTTCTTCTTCAATATCTGGCTTCTGGCACAAGATGGGTGGAAGACAGATTGCGCATCCTGCCCTTGCGCTGGATCGGGCTTGGTCTGCTATTTGCTGCCGCAACGGGCATGGGCGCGTGGTTTTTCGGCTATCCGTTCCTGACATCCTTCTTCCGCTATGCCGAAATTCCGCATATCGGGAAAATGCCGATAGCAAGTGCGCTTCTGTTTGATTTTGGCGTCTTTCTTCTGGTCGTGGGCGCGACCGTGCTGGTGCTGATCGCATTGGCGCACCAGTCGATCCGCAAGCATCGTGTCGAAAAACTGGCGGCAGCGAAGGAGGAGAACTGA
- a CDS encoding FAD/NAD(P)-binding protein: MKSFIIIGGGASGVIIAAQLLRRAQDATVRIFEKSGRLGAGIAYSTGNPSHLLNVRAGNMSAFPDEPEHFVNWLRTTDEGGGWDAQSFAPRRLYRDYLAGLLQPYHLEAHPRLFVEKVEAADIVLEDGKPVVVAAAGTRFSADAIILATGNEASIATPGKHVAEYWSSNGYFNIPIDAPVAIFGTGLSMIDSVLSLLDNGHKAEIFAISRRGLVPVRHLGGQPMQIGAEELTPASSLPSLVQHIRALMRKVEQKGGNWRDVMDGLRPHTQRLWSGLSVGQKVRFLRHLRPWWDVHRHRMAPAAADRIAAAVKSGQLKVMAGRLVSVRQDGEDIAVCYSPRGKGGEQMLRVAAIIDCRGGNQHFSTTRNPALIRLMEQGLARPDALDLGLDVTNDLQVVNARGEPSGPFFALGPVTKGMFWEVTAVPDIRVQAEKLAQRLLQE, encoded by the coding sequence TTGAAATCCTTCATTATTATTGGCGGTGGGGCAAGCGGTGTCATTATTGCAGCCCAATTGCTTCGGCGTGCACAGGATGCAACGGTTCGCATTTTTGAGAAATCCGGCAGGCTTGGCGCGGGGATCGCCTATTCAACCGGGAATCCGAGCCATCTTTTGAATGTCCGTGCCGGCAATATGAGTGCCTTTCCCGATGAGCCTGAGCATTTTGTGAACTGGCTGCGCACGACTGATGAAGGTGGCGGCTGGGATGCGCAGTCTTTCGCGCCGCGCAGGCTTTACCGAGACTATCTGGCGGGACTGTTGCAGCCTTATCATCTGGAAGCGCATCCGCGCCTGTTCGTGGAGAAGGTGGAAGCCGCCGACATCGTGCTGGAAGACGGAAAGCCGGTTGTTGTGGCCGCAGCGGGAACAAGATTTTCTGCCGACGCCATCATTCTGGCAACGGGCAATGAGGCTTCCATTGCAACTCCCGGAAAACATGTTGCAGAATATTGGTCCAGCAATGGCTATTTCAATATTCCCATAGATGCGCCGGTTGCGATCTTTGGAACAGGGCTTTCCATGATCGATAGTGTGCTGTCGCTTCTGGATAACGGGCACAAGGCGGAAATCTTCGCCATTTCCCGGCGCGGGCTGGTTCCCGTCCGGCATCTGGGCGGTCAGCCAATGCAGATCGGTGCGGAAGAACTCACCCCGGCATCAAGCCTGCCAAGCCTTGTGCAGCATATTCGCGCCTTGATGCGCAAGGTGGAGCAAAAAGGCGGAAACTGGCGTGATGTCATGGATGGTTTGCGCCCGCACACGCAGCGCCTCTGGTCCGGTTTGTCTGTCGGGCAGAAGGTGCGTTTCCTGCGCCATCTGCGGCCATGGTGGGATGTGCATCGCCACCGCATGGCGCCTGCCGCCGCGGACCGGATCGCGGCGGCGGTCAAGTCCGGGCAATTGAAGGTCATGGCCGGGCGCCTTGTTTCTGTTCGTCAGGACGGTGAAGATATTGCTGTCTGCTACAGCCCGCGCGGCAAGGGCGGGGAGCAGATGCTTCGCGTTGCGGCAATCATCGATTGCCGGGGCGGCAACCAGCATTTTTCAACGACCCGCAACCCGGCGCTGATCCGGCTGATGGAGCAGGGGCTCGCAAGGCCGGATGCGCTCGATCTCGGTCTTGACGTCACGAACGATCTGCAAGTGGTGAATGCGCGTGGAGAGCCCTCCGGGCCGTTCTTTGCTCTTGGTCCCGTTACCAAAGGCATGTTCTGGGAGGTGACAGCGGTTCCCGATATTCGCGTGCAGGCCGAAAAACTCGCGCAGCGTCTGCTTCAGGAATAA
- a CDS encoding nitroreductase family protein, which produces MNNALLDSIKKRRTQYALGKTLPHAREDVAELIREAIKHTPSSFNSQSSRAVILFGQESDKLWNIVKETLRPIVPAEAFPQTEAKIDGFAAGAGTVLFYEDQSVVKGLQENFPLYADNFPVWSEQSGGMAQHAVWAALANAGIGASLQHYNPLIDAEVAKTWDVPSNWKLRAQMPFGSNEQPFPEKQFMNDAERFKVFF; this is translated from the coding sequence ATGAACAATGCTCTCCTCGATTCCATCAAGAAGCGCCGTACGCAATATGCTCTGGGCAAGACCCTTCCCCATGCCCGGGAAGATGTTGCCGAACTGATCCGCGAAGCAATCAAGCACACGCCCTCTTCTTTCAATTCGCAAAGTTCGCGCGCGGTGATCCTGTTTGGCCAGGAAAGCGACAAGCTTTGGAACATTGTGAAGGAAACGCTTCGCCCGATCGTTCCAGCCGAAGCTTTCCCGCAGACCGAAGCCAAGATCGACGGCTTTGCTGCCGGTGCGGGCACGGTTTTGTTCTATGAAGACCAGAGCGTCGTGAAAGGCCTTCAGGAAAATTTCCCGCTTTATGCCGATAATTTCCCGGTCTGGTCGGAACAGTCGGGCGGCATGGCGCAACATGCGGTCTGGGCCGCGCTTGCCAATGCGGGCATCGGCGCCAGCCTCCAGCATTATAATCCGCTGATCGACGCGGAAGTAGCCAAGACCTGGGATGTGCCGAGCAATTGGAAACTCCGCGCCCAGATGCCGTTTGGCTCCAATGAGCAGCCTTTCCCGGAAAAGCAGTTCATGAACGACGCTGAACGCTTCAAGGTGTTCTTCTGA